Proteins encoded together in one Terriglobia bacterium window:
- a CDS encoding trypsin-like peptidase domain-containing protein yields MRNSPSFISFSESDVRSRELASLPTEAEAMDAYSRVVTSVAESASAAVVRIQTEAARGRGGSGSGFLFTPDGFILTNSHVVHGAEKLKVWTPEHGEFSAQLIGEDPDTDLALLRVDAPVLPAVRFGDSRQIRVGQLVVAIGNPYGFQHTVTAGVMSALGRSLRSQSGRLIEDVIQTDAALNPGNSGGPLVNARGEVIGVNTATILPAQGLCFAISINTAKFIATKLIRDGVVHRSFIGVQAQTAPLNKIIARHYDLKNSTGALLLAIEPGTPASKSGLQEGDVIVALEGEPVEGMDVLHRLLGEERIGVVTRLTVLRGSKRLEFSVVPEVRRVA; encoded by the coding sequence ATGAGGAATTCTCCTTCGTTCATTTCTTTCTCTGAATCTGACGTGCGGTCGCGGGAATTGGCCAGCTTGCCTACAGAAGCCGAGGCCATGGACGCTTACTCCCGCGTGGTAACCAGCGTGGCGGAGTCGGCCAGCGCGGCGGTTGTGCGCATACAGACGGAAGCTGCTCGCGGACGCGGCGGGAGCGGGTCAGGGTTCCTCTTTACTCCTGACGGCTTCATTCTCACCAACAGCCACGTAGTCCACGGCGCGGAAAAACTCAAAGTGTGGACGCCCGAGCACGGCGAGTTCAGCGCACAGCTTATCGGCGAGGATCCTGACACGGACCTGGCGCTGCTTCGCGTGGACGCTCCGGTGCTCCCGGCAGTCAGGTTCGGCGACTCGCGGCAGATTCGCGTAGGACAGCTGGTGGTGGCCATCGGCAACCCGTACGGCTTCCAACACACCGTCACCGCGGGCGTGATGAGCGCACTGGGCCGCAGCCTGCGGTCGCAATCCGGACGCCTGATTGAAGACGTTATCCAGACCGATGCCGCGCTCAATCCCGGCAACTCCGGCGGGCCGCTGGTGAACGCGCGCGGCGAAGTCATCGGCGTGAACACAGCCACAATTCTTCCCGCGCAAGGACTGTGCTTTGCGATTTCCATCAACACAGCGAAGTTCATCGCCACCAAATTGATTCGCGACGGCGTGGTGCACCGCAGCTTTATCGGCGTGCAGGCACAGACCGCGCCGCTGAACAAGATCATTGCCCGGCATTACGACCTCAAGAACTCAACCGGAGCGCTGCTTCTGGCCATTGAGCCCGGAACGCCCGCCAGCAAGTCCGGCCTGCAAGAAGGCGACGTGATCGTCGCTCTGGAAGGCGAGCCTGTGGAAGGTATGGACGTACTGCATCGCCTGCTGGGCGAAGAGCGCATTGGCGTGGTGACCAGGCTGACGGTGTTGCGCGGCTCGAAGAGGCTGGAGTTTAGCGTGGTCCCGGAAGTGAGGCGCGTCGCTTGA
- a CDS encoding SDR family oxidoreductase, whose translation MQDLKGKTVLITGGARRLGRAMSLAMAGAGAQVAFTYLSSEEAARQTLEQISASGGAGFGVKCDVRQESYIVRTVDSVRDKFGGLDILINNAGSFGTAPLEQIRVEQWDDMFATNVRGPFLFSRHATPELRKSGGRIINLGSLGGEKPWATHAHYCSSKAALHMLTQVMAKALAPEIAVNCVAPGMIDSGDRGDDAQLMQKLAARSPMGKNGTPADVVDAVLYFATCSKFITGQILTVDGGLGLV comes from the coding sequence GTGCAAGACTTGAAAGGCAAGACGGTCCTGATCACCGGCGGCGCTCGGCGCCTGGGGCGCGCCATGTCGCTGGCCATGGCGGGAGCCGGGGCGCAGGTGGCATTCACCTACCTGAGTTCGGAAGAAGCCGCCCGCCAGACTCTGGAACAGATCAGCGCGTCAGGCGGAGCCGGTTTCGGCGTGAAGTGCGACGTCCGCCAGGAAAGCTACATCGTTCGCACGGTTGACTCGGTGCGCGACAAATTCGGCGGCCTGGACATTCTTATTAACAACGCCGGAAGTTTCGGGACTGCGCCGCTCGAGCAAATCAGAGTGGAGCAATGGGACGACATGTTCGCTACCAACGTGCGCGGGCCGTTTCTGTTTTCCCGGCACGCGACTCCAGAGCTGCGCAAGTCCGGCGGACGAATCATCAATCTGGGGTCGCTCGGCGGAGAAAAGCCGTGGGCCACGCACGCCCACTACTGCTCCTCCAAAGCCGCTTTGCACATGCTGACCCAGGTGATGGCCAAGGCGCTGGCGCCGGAAATTGCCGTGAACTGCGTGGCGCCGGGCATGATTGATTCCGGCGATCGCGGAGACGACGCGCAGCTCATGCAGAAGCTCGCCGCACGCAGTCCGATGGGGAAAAACGGAACGCCCGCCGACGTGGTTGACGCCGTGCTGTATTTCGCCACCTGCTCCAAATTCATCACCGGGCAAATCCTGACCGTGGACGGCGGCCTGGGATTGGTCTGA
- a CDS encoding beta-propeller fold lactonase family protein, producing the protein MVLAAALCGCQDTPDPVPNYREYAYVSNSGSNNVTVVDLRTLAVRAVVAVGKNPAGLAANPKRNEIYVVNTDSNNLSVIDAETNKVVFTIGVHRAPYFVDVSADGKRAYVANAGSANLSVIDLEERRLIKTFYVGNGATLARVTPDGKLAVVTLRDEDSVAIVDTEKLALSSKIKTCHEPVDLGILPDSSKVFVACDDSKQVAAIDLKAGKLLALLDVGQGPVHVAVKPDGGEVFVCNRSASSISEVITNSNEVNNTFLIGDQPAQALVSPDNAFLYVANFGSDAVAVYSIDTGKRTSSVEVGRHPEALAFSPNQLMLLVVNTGSGDLTVLSLVDRKGRPQPDTPTLGTMIPLGRDPKAIVVKAFVSQR; encoded by the coding sequence ATGGTTCTTGCGGCGGCTCTTTGCGGCTGCCAGGACACGCCGGACCCCGTCCCCAACTATCGCGAATACGCTTACGTCAGCAACAGCGGCAGCAACAACGTAACGGTGGTTGACTTGCGCACGCTGGCGGTGCGCGCCGTGGTCGCAGTGGGCAAGAACCCCGCAGGGTTGGCCGCCAACCCTAAGCGCAATGAAATCTACGTGGTCAACACCGACTCCAACAACCTGAGCGTGATTGACGCGGAAACCAACAAAGTGGTCTTCACCATCGGCGTGCATCGAGCTCCTTACTTTGTGGATGTTTCGGCGGACGGCAAGCGGGCTTACGTCGCTAACGCCGGCTCAGCAAACCTTTCTGTAATTGACCTGGAAGAGCGCCGGTTGATCAAAACTTTTTACGTCGGCAACGGCGCCACACTGGCGCGAGTTACGCCAGACGGAAAGCTCGCCGTGGTGACGCTGCGCGACGAAGACTCGGTGGCCATTGTTGATACAGAAAAGCTCGCGCTCAGCAGCAAGATCAAGACCTGCCACGAGCCGGTGGACCTGGGCATTCTGCCCGATTCCAGCAAAGTCTTTGTGGCTTGCGATGATTCCAAGCAGGTGGCAGCGATTGACTTGAAGGCCGGCAAGCTCCTGGCTTTGCTGGACGTGGGCCAGGGACCAGTCCACGTGGCCGTGAAGCCCGACGGCGGCGAAGTTTTTGTCTGCAACCGGTCAGCGAGTTCGATTTCAGAAGTCATCACCAACTCCAACGAAGTGAACAACACGTTCCTCATCGGCGACCAGCCAGCACAGGCGCTGGTATCGCCCGACAACGCTTTTCTTTATGTCGCCAACTTCGGTTCGGACGCCGTGGCGGTGTACAGCATTGATACCGGCAAGCGCACCAGTTCGGTGGAAGTGGGCCGCCATCCGGAAGCGCTGGCCTTCTCTCCCAATCAACTCATGCTCCTGGTGGTGAATACCGGCAGCGGCGACCTGACCGTGCTCTCCCTGGTGGACCGTAAAGGACGTCCCCAGCCGGACACCCCCACGTTGGGGACCATGATCCCCCTGGGCCGAGACCCCAAGGCAATCGTGGTGAAAGCCTTCGTCAGCCAGCGGTAA
- the aroF gene encoding 3-deoxy-7-phosphoheptulonate synthase, whose protein sequence is MLVVMKAHATDEQVRAVCDRIESLGYRPHAIPGAMRTAIGITGNKGAVEAGALEEMSGVQEVIVVSKPYKLVSRDVKDEDTVVRFPGSDATFGERDLGIIAGPCSIESREQAFAAAERVARAGARFFRGGAYKPRTSPYAFQGMGEEALKIMAEIRDRFGLLIVTEAIDHESLDLVAQYADMIQIGARNMQNFSLLKKAGQTRKPVLLKRGMSATLEEFLMAAEYVLNEGNYQVVLCERGVRTFADHTRNTLDLSIVPAVQKLSHLPIIVDPSHGTGKRDKVLPLARAAVAVGADGLIVEVHHDPDRALSDGVQSLFPDQFDELMAEIRQIAPVVHRNVQEPQRQPAAAKAGK, encoded by the coding sequence ATGCTGGTGGTAATGAAGGCGCACGCCACGGACGAACAGGTGCGTGCCGTTTGCGACAGGATTGAATCGCTGGGCTATCGCCCGCACGCCATTCCCGGCGCCATGCGCACGGCCATTGGAATTACTGGCAACAAAGGCGCGGTGGAAGCCGGCGCGCTGGAAGAAATGTCGGGCGTGCAGGAAGTGATCGTCGTCAGCAAGCCGTACAAGCTGGTGAGCCGCGACGTGAAAGATGAAGACACGGTCGTCCGCTTCCCCGGCAGTGACGCCACTTTCGGCGAGCGCGATCTGGGGATCATCGCCGGCCCGTGTTCCATTGAATCCCGCGAGCAGGCGTTTGCCGCCGCCGAGCGTGTGGCCCGCGCGGGAGCGAGATTTTTCCGCGGCGGCGCCTACAAGCCGCGCACCTCGCCATACGCCTTCCAGGGTATGGGTGAAGAAGCTTTGAAGATCATGGCCGAAATTCGCGACCGCTTCGGCCTGCTGATCGTCACCGAGGCAATTGACCACGAGTCGCTTGACCTGGTGGCCCAGTACGCGGACATGATCCAGATTGGCGCGCGCAACATGCAGAATTTCTCCCTGCTCAAGAAAGCCGGACAGACGCGCAAGCCGGTGCTGCTGAAGCGCGGCATGTCGGCGACCTTGGAAGAATTTCTCATGGCCGCCGAATACGTTCTGAATGAAGGCAACTACCAGGTGGTCCTGTGCGAACGCGGCGTCCGCACTTTTGCCGACCACACCCGCAACACGCTGGACTTGAGCATAGTCCCGGCGGTACAGAAGCTGAGCCATCTGCCCATCATCGTGGACCCCAGCCACGGCACCGGCAAGCGCGACAAAGTGTTGCCGCTGGCGAGGGCCGCGGTGGCTGTGGGAGCCGACGGCCTGATCGTGGAAGTGCACCATGATCCCGATCGCGCGCTTTCCGATGGCGTGCAGTCCCTCTTCCCTGACCAGTTTGACGAACTCATGGCCGAGATCCGGCAGATTGCACCGGTAGTGCATCGCAACGTTCAGGAGCCGCAACGGCAACCGGCGGCGGCCAAGGCCGGCAAATAG
- a CDS encoding deoxyribonuclease IV: MKDVLLWSHGDPPPPSLRLVGIHTSTAGGVATSAERAYRLGANTFQIFSSSPRQWQPYPLSQAQCDEMRRLREKYRLGPLVIHAGYLVNLASAAAEFHRKSVQAFRGEVERALALGAEFLVLHPGSFRGRSREEGLQLVARSIAEAAQGLGLENSHLRVLIENTAGAEFSLGGSFEQVGHLLQYLSPVCPVGACIDTCHTHVSGYDMVTESGWQETMQKLDTAIGLKNVFVWHCNDAKDPCGSRRDRHEHIGRGTMGLEPFRRLLNDSRTAHAAFIAETPIDEPKDDLRNVGKLKSLVQGAGVPARRKRA, encoded by the coding sequence ATGAAGGACGTGCTGCTGTGGTCGCATGGCGACCCTCCGCCGCCCAGCCTCAGACTGGTAGGTATTCATACCTCCACCGCGGGCGGCGTGGCGACCTCCGCCGAGAGGGCCTACCGGCTGGGCGCAAACACTTTCCAGATTTTTTCCTCCAGCCCGCGACAATGGCAGCCGTACCCGTTGTCGCAAGCGCAGTGCGACGAAATGCGCCGGCTGAGGGAAAAGTACCGCCTTGGTCCGCTGGTCATTCATGCTGGATATCTGGTGAACCTGGCCAGCGCCGCCGCTGAGTTTCACCGCAAGTCGGTCCAGGCCTTTCGCGGCGAGGTGGAGCGTGCACTTGCTCTGGGCGCCGAGTTTCTGGTGCTGCATCCCGGCTCTTTTCGCGGACGCAGCCGCGAAGAAGGTTTGCAATTGGTGGCGCGCTCCATCGCCGAAGCAGCGCAAGGACTTGGACTGGAGAATTCCCACCTCCGGGTCCTGATTGAGAACACAGCCGGAGCCGAGTTCTCCCTGGGTGGATCGTTTGAGCAGGTAGGGCATCTTTTGCAGTATCTGTCTCCCGTCTGTCCCGTAGGCGCGTGCATTGATACCTGCCACACGCATGTTTCCGGGTATGACATGGTCACCGAAAGCGGATGGCAGGAAACCATGCAGAAGCTGGATACGGCCATCGGCCTCAAGAACGTTTTTGTCTGGCACTGCAATGATGCGAAGGACCCCTGCGGCTCCCGGCGTGACCGGCATGAGCACATCGGCCGGGGAACCATGGGACTGGAACCCTTCCGGCGATTGCTGAACGACTCACGCACTGCGCATGCCGCTTTCATCGCGGAGACGCCCATTGACGAGCCCAAGGACGATTTGCGCAACGTCGGGAAATTGAAATCACTAGTGCAAGGCGCCGGGGTTCCGGCAAGAAGAAAAAGGGCATAA
- the leuS gene encoding leucine--tRNA ligase has protein sequence MAETTNIPANPSQRQNDDRYDHQRIEEKWHARWQADPSLFAAEPHDSKRKKYYVLEMLPYPSGALHMGHVRNYAIGDALARYMWMRGYNVLHPMGWDAFGLPAENAAIKNNVPPKKWTLDNIAHMKTQMKRMGFSYDWSREVTTCLPEYYRWNQWFFLKLFEKGLAYRKKSKVNWCPECATVLANEQVVGGMCWRHEDTPVEQRELEQWFVRTTKYSDELLNSLDQLEGWPEKVKTMQRNWIGRSEGALVDFQIDTSEGKLAGKITVFTTRIDTIFGATSIQLAPQHPLVAALIGDDSHLQAKVEEMSGEQGKAKEAGDFSEIEKHGVFTGAYAINPFNQEKVPIWVANYILMDYGTGAIMSVPAHDERDYEFAQKYGLEIRIVILPRRVGEPPAPGEPEKPVLPYTHTDSMLINSGEFNELSNEDAIKKMAEFAEQYGFGKPTVTYRLKDWGISRQRYWGTPIPMLYCEKDGVVPVPESQLPVVLPDNVDITLQGGSPLGRVPEFINAKCPKCGGPARRETDTMDTFVDSSWYFYRYTSAQLKDRALDTATVDYWFPIDQYIGGVEHAILHLIYSRFWTKFMRDLGLVHNSEPVERLFTQGMVIKDGAKMSKSKGNIVSPDDMVARYGADSTRMYALFAAPPDRDLDWQEAGVEGVYRFVGRIYRFVMRNAAATRADSSTKPAQISPKVRQVQRKLHQTIKRVTDDFQGRWHFNTCVAAIMEFVNELYGAEEEITAGRFPAPVLVDVQRKLVLLLAPFAPYLAAELWEVLGEKDALLRHPWPEYDPALAKEDEITYAVQINGKLRSHVSVPADSPEDLVLDRVLADEKTRAVLEGKEIVKKIVVPGKLVNLVVK, from the coding sequence ATGGCTGAAACCACCAACATTCCCGCCAACCCATCGCAACGGCAAAATGATGACCGTTACGATCACCAGCGCATAGAAGAGAAGTGGCACGCCCGCTGGCAGGCCGATCCCAGCCTCTTTGCGGCTGAACCGCATGACAGCAAGCGCAAGAAGTACTACGTGCTGGAAATGCTGCCGTATCCCTCCGGCGCGTTGCACATGGGACACGTACGCAATTACGCCATCGGAGACGCGCTTGCCCGCTACATGTGGATGCGCGGCTACAACGTGCTTCATCCCATGGGCTGGGACGCTTTCGGCCTGCCCGCGGAAAACGCCGCCATCAAGAACAACGTTCCGCCGAAGAAGTGGACGCTCGACAACATCGCGCACATGAAGACCCAGATGAAGCGCATGGGCTTCAGCTACGACTGGTCGCGCGAAGTCACCACATGTTTGCCGGAATACTACCGCTGGAACCAGTGGTTCTTCCTGAAGCTCTTTGAGAAAGGCCTGGCGTATCGCAAGAAGAGCAAGGTGAATTGGTGCCCGGAGTGCGCCACGGTGCTGGCCAACGAGCAGGTGGTCGGCGGCATGTGCTGGCGGCATGAGGACACGCCGGTGGAGCAGCGCGAGTTGGAGCAGTGGTTCGTCCGCACCACCAAATATTCTGACGAATTGCTCAACAGCCTGGACCAGCTTGAAGGCTGGCCGGAAAAAGTCAAGACCATGCAGCGCAACTGGATTGGCCGCAGTGAAGGCGCGCTGGTGGATTTCCAAATTGATACTTCAGAAGGGAAGCTGGCTGGAAAGATCACCGTCTTCACCACGCGGATTGACACCATTTTCGGCGCGACTTCCATCCAACTTGCGCCGCAGCATCCGCTGGTGGCGGCCTTGATCGGCGACGATTCGCACCTTCAAGCAAAGGTTGAAGAAATGTCCGGCGAGCAAGGCAAAGCCAAAGAAGCCGGCGATTTCAGCGAGATTGAGAAGCACGGCGTCTTCACCGGCGCTTACGCCATCAATCCGTTTAACCAGGAGAAAGTCCCCATCTGGGTGGCCAACTACATACTGATGGACTACGGGACGGGCGCCATCATGTCCGTGCCGGCGCACGACGAGCGCGACTATGAGTTCGCGCAAAAGTACGGCCTGGAAATTCGGATCGTGATTCTGCCCCGGCGCGTAGGCGAACCTCCCGCCCCAGGCGAACCTGAGAAGCCTGTGCTTCCCTACACGCACACTGACAGCATGCTCATCAATTCCGGGGAGTTCAACGAGCTCTCCAATGAAGATGCCATAAAGAAGATGGCGGAATTCGCGGAGCAATATGGCTTTGGCAAGCCAACTGTCACCTATCGCTTGAAGGATTGGGGCATCTCGCGCCAGCGTTACTGGGGCACGCCCATCCCTATGTTGTACTGCGAAAAAGACGGCGTGGTTCCAGTGCCGGAAAGCCAGCTTCCGGTGGTCTTGCCCGACAACGTGGACATCACTTTGCAAGGCGGATCGCCGCTCGGCCGCGTGCCGGAGTTCATCAACGCCAAGTGTCCCAAGTGCGGCGGTCCGGCGCGCCGCGAGACTGACACCATGGACACCTTCGTGGATTCGTCCTGGTATTTCTATCGTTACACCAGCGCCCAGCTCAAGGACCGTGCGCTGGACACGGCGACCGTGGATTATTGGTTCCCGATTGACCAGTACATCGGCGGCGTGGAGCACGCCATTCTGCACTTGATTTACTCGCGCTTCTGGACCAAGTTCATGCGCGACCTCGGCCTCGTGCACAACAGTGAGCCGGTCGAACGCCTCTTTACCCAGGGCATGGTCATCAAAGACGGCGCCAAGATGTCCAAGAGCAAAGGAAACATCGTTTCGCCCGACGACATGGTGGCCCGCTATGGCGCCGACTCCACTCGCATGTACGCGCTCTTTGCCGCGCCTCCGGACCGCGACCTTGACTGGCAGGAAGCCGGCGTGGAAGGCGTTTACCGTTTTGTGGGGCGCATCTATCGTTTTGTGATGCGCAACGCCGCCGCAACGCGAGCAGACAGCAGCACGAAGCCGGCTCAGATTTCTCCCAAAGTCCGCCAGGTGCAGCGCAAACTCCACCAGACCATCAAACGCGTCACCGACGATTTCCAGGGCCGCTGGCATTTCAACACATGCGTGGCCGCCATCATGGAGTTCGTCAACGAACTTTACGGCGCGGAAGAGGAAATCACTGCTGGAAGGTTCCCGGCGCCGGTCCTCGTCGACGTCCAGCGCAAGCTGGTCTTGTTGCTGGCTCCGTTCGCGCCTTATTTGGCCGCAGAGCTCTGGGAAGTTCTGGGCGA